The Lathyrus oleraceus cultivar Zhongwan6 chromosome 5, CAAS_Psat_ZW6_1.0, whole genome shotgun sequence genome includes the window ACTTTATCATACGCACATGCTATGAGGTGACCCATTTCAGGGAGACCATATCGTGTAAGATCAACACACACTCTTTTTTGCAATAACACAAGCACATGGAAGACCATATATTTTCACAATTGTGCATCCATACTTTACACTATCGAAGCCTACGTTATCATCTCTTTTAGcctctttaaaaatataattcAAACCCGATCGAGATATGTTGTTGACCAATTGAGAATAAAGATTTTTGTCTTTAAATTTGTGTTCGAAAACTATGATGCTCCGGCCAAATGATGTTTGTATCTCATAATGCTGGTTATGAATCATTTGGTTCACGGAGTCTCAATCTCTACATAAACCGCTTTTACTATTTTCCAACCAATTCTTCAATGTAGAATAGGCAGACTCAATTCGGTTAGTTGTTATATTTCCAAGGTGTCTAGCCTTATCAGTCCAAGCACTAACAATCTTCTCCTTCACCTGGTCAAGAATTGTGCTTTCAACACATTTCAACAAATCAAGATATTTTTCACACACTTTCCTGAAATGCATAACGAAATCAGCATATAATTCTTTTGTGGAAGAATTTACTATATGATTCCATGCATCCATTATTTTTTCCACAATCACACTTGCCTTTACCATTTTTCCATCTTCAAACTCTATCTATTTCCTCCCTACCGCGGGTTCAAACCGGCTTCTCACATTCTTTGTTATGTGATACCTACAAAGTAATGTGTAAGAAGTAAGAAATATCTTTGCCATCGAATTCATCAAGGCGGTGTCGCGGTCGGTAACTATGACTTTAGGCATCTCAACTTGGTCCTTCAACATCTCCCGACACACCTCTAAGGGTAACATTCTCATCTTTCTCACTCtctaaaaatgcaaactcaatAAAATATGTCTTCTCAGTTGAGGTAAAACCAACAATCTTCAACAATGGAAGTCTATACTTGTTGGTCTTGTATGTTGAATCAATAATGAGCACCGTAGGAAACGTGTTGAATAACTTTATGGAATCAGGATGCGTCCAAAATATATCTCCAACGGTAACTCCATCCTCGCATGTTTGGTACCTAGACACGTAATTGTTATCATCCAACACTTTCAAGAGTTGTTGCATTTCAATTATATCCCCCATAAGCGTCTTGTTAGTTTGGTACCGAATATTATACACTTGCTtgatatttgatatatttttggGTCTTTTTAGTTTCAATGTTGCAAGTATATTTTTCGGTTGAACCAAATTCAATGTCATGTCAAAAACGCATTCCTTCTCTTCTGGCATGAGATGCCACACAATTGGATGGTCGACTAACTTTTCACACAAATCATGGTTATGCAAACCACATATGACATTAAATCTTCAGTTTTTGTTTGCCAACATGTAACCACGCACCTCAAATGGACACTCACATTTTCTTAAACCGGTGTCGTCTCTTTTAAAATTCCGAAGTGGAGTTTTATATTTCCCGCATCTTTCGCACGTCATTGTCAGAAAAGCACATCTTCTATTTGAAATTGGACCTTTAGATAACCACAGGGAATCCCTGTTTGAAGGCCTCCATACGAATCCATTGAAGCATTTGATCACGATATTCAAACTCTTGCTCATTTTTAAATTGGTTGCCAATATCTACCGTCTTCACAACAACACCTTGAACATTCAGAGACATAACTTATTGGGGTGAAATATCGGAGTGCACCATGTCTAGTAAAAACAATTAtgaataaaaataataaataaatgtTACTGCTAAAAACAGAGCTGAAAAATGAACACAGGCTGATATCAGAAATGCATTTCTGGAATAGTTCATACACGTTCCGGAGAtaaatttctggaaaaaaaacGCTTATTTCTTCAGATAAAAAATAGGATTAATGTAAGCAATACAACTTGAAATAAATGATCTTTAGCTGAAATTCTAACTTCTTTTGCTCTCTTTGGTGTGATGAACCACGAGATTGGAGATTTGGAGGGGAAAATAGATTGAAAATGGAAGAGTTTTTGGTAAGAGTTTTCAAAGAAAAACAACAATGGTTGTATGATCATACAGTTGTGTGTTTTATCAGATTATTCCGGATATGTATCTTCAAAAATATCTGACATGCAAATTGATATAACATTTCAAAATCTTATCCAAACTTCCCAAGATGCATCTCTAGAATTTCCACTGAGCTGATcaattattaatattttcttaaaatatCTCGGAAATACAtctttgaaataaataaataaataattcaACTTATAAGACGTCACTCATAATGACCTACACTAAGTGTTTATTTAGTGCGTTCGAAAATGCATCTTCAAAAATTCAAGAGCATTTTAAAATTATAGTGTGGTGTCTAAAAAACAGTGCATTAAGAAATCAAATCCCCCTTTCTTTGTGGTGGAACATTCACTTGGTGCAACAttcttttttttatatatattcttttttttatATAGGAAATGCTGCATGGAACATGTAGGTATTGATGTGTCGTTTTTGGTTTTGCGTTCACAACAAATATGACAAAGATATTATTTAAAAATGTTCATTCATCTATATAATGCACGATATCTTTTTGCAATTGTCATAAGTGGAATGAATGAGACAAACTAAAATATACATAAAATGTTAGCGTGCTTGGACACTAATGTTctaataataagaagaagaagaataagaataataataatataacAAGTAATGTGCACATGATGTAATGTGTTGATAGTTCATGCATCCATATCGAAATTAATTGAATAAAATTATTCTCCATTTAACTCAACTTTGTTTTAGATctaattttcatttcaatttttcaaaattaatttaaagATGTGACAGATATAACACATTTCATTAACATTTACAATAGTATATGTGGTAAAGATAGACTTGTTAGCTTATAAAAAGGACTTATGATTAAACAACAATTATTACTCACTCAACAATTAACAAATTATTTTTCGTTAACCCTTCACCAGTTACAGGTAACTCTGTTGATAGGTGCCATTCACCATCTACTAGGAATTTGACTTCATACCTGGATGATAACAATAATTTTTGGTTTTTGTGAATTAGGAGAAAACTATAGGTTATAACTAATTAAGCTCAATTTGAAAGGTTGAGTGAGTTGATAAAACTGTACCTTCCAGGCCTGAGCATCAGTGTTGTTGAGAACCTTGTAAAAGAACCTGTATACTCTGGTGAAAGGTGTTCTCCTTGGCTCCAGCCATCAAAGCTGCCCATAATTTGCACACTCTGATAGAAACATAAGTTGAAAACGAATTATCAATATATTGAAATATTTCTCATCTAAAAGTTGAAATTATTTACTTTTACTTTACCCTCTGAAGTGAGGAAGCCAGATAATAATACATAATGATGAAAAAAAAACTTAGCAAAAGATAAGAACTTTTGAGATTGTTTGAGAGAGTTTAGGGG containing:
- the LOC127080165 gene encoding protein FAR1-RELATED SEQUENCE 5-like, with translation MTLNLVQPKNILATLKLKRPKNISNIKQVYNIRYQTNKTLMGDIIEMQQLLKVLDDNNYVSRYQTCEDGVTVGDIFWTHPDSIKLFNTFPTVLIIDSTYKTNKYRLPLLKIVGFTSTEKTYFIEFAFLESEKDENVTLRGVSGDVEGPS